In one window of Coralliovum pocilloporae DNA:
- the yajC gene encoding preprotein translocase subunit YajC produces MFISPAYAQAAGGAGGGDFLVSLLPFILIFVIMWFLIIRPQRQQMKRHKEMIENVRRGDTVVMNGGLIGKVTKVVDEAELQVELAEGVRVRCVRSMIAEVRSKGEPAKDD; encoded by the coding sequence ATGTTCATCAGTCCAGCATATGCCCAGGCCGCCGGTGGCGCCGGGGGTGGAGATTTCCTTGTATCGCTGCTGCCGTTTATCCTGATCTTTGTGATCATGTGGTTCCTCATCATCCGGCCACAGCGCCAGCAGATGAAACGCCACAAGGAAATGATCGAGAATGTCCGTCGTGGCGATACCGTTGTCATGAATGGTGGATTGATCGGCAAGGTGACCAAGGTGGTTGATGAGGCCGAGCTGCAGGTCGAACTGGCCGAAGGCGTTCGCGTCCGCTGTGTCCGTTCAATGATTGCAGAAGTTCGCTCCAAGGGCGAGCCGGCAAAAGACGACTGA
- a CDS encoding ATP-binding protein, translating into MEKTELALILEKLDRLSSAVERLGPEVAPEPDFDAADAFTWATRPFRFIPVERVNRVDMILLHGIDRARNTLLDNTRRFAQGLPANNALLWGARGMGKSSLVKAAHASVNADRQSGSQALKLVEIHREDIDSLPDLLDRLRNAAHRFILFCDDLSFDNDDTSYKSLKAALDGGIEGRPDNVIFYATSNRRHLMPRDMMENERSTAINPSEAVEEKVSLSDRFGLWLGFHKCTQDDYLAMIRAYIAHFNLSVEEETWRPDALEWSTTRGSRSGRVAWQYIQDLAGRLGSRLA; encoded by the coding sequence ATGGAAAAGACCGAGCTTGCGTTAATTCTCGAAAAACTTGACAGATTGTCATCCGCCGTTGAGCGCCTTGGTCCTGAAGTGGCCCCGGAACCGGACTTTGATGCAGCAGACGCATTCACCTGGGCCACACGACCATTCCGATTCATCCCCGTAGAGCGGGTCAATCGGGTTGATATGATTCTTCTTCATGGTATCGACCGGGCCAGAAACACCCTGCTCGACAACACAAGACGGTTCGCGCAAGGGCTGCCTGCCAACAATGCGCTGTTGTGGGGCGCACGCGGCATGGGCAAAAGCTCTCTGGTGAAAGCCGCTCACGCGAGCGTCAATGCAGACAGGCAGAGCGGAAGTCAGGCACTCAAGCTCGTTGAAATCCACCGGGAGGATATCGATAGCCTGCCAGACCTTCTCGACAGGCTGCGCAATGCTGCTCATCGGTTCATCCTGTTCTGTGATGATCTGTCGTTTGACAATGATGACACGTCCTACAAATCACTGAAGGCTGCCCTGGATGGCGGCATTGAAGGCCGCCCGGACAATGTTATTTTCTACGCCACATCGAACCGTCGTCACCTGATGCCTCGGGACATGATGGAAAATGAGCGGTCAACAGCAATCAATCCATCAGAAGCCGTTGAAGAGAAAGTCTCCCTTTCGGACCGCTTCGGTCTCTGGCTTGGCTTCCACAAATGTACCCAGGACGATTATCTGGCGATGATTCGTGCCTATATCGCCCATTTCAATCTTTCTGTGGAAGAAGAAACCTGGCGGCCTGATGCACTCGAGTGGTCCACAACACGCGGATCCCGTTCCGGACGTGTGGCCTGGCAGTATATTCAGGACCTTGCCGGTAGACTGGGCAGTAGATTGGCATAG
- a CDS encoding peptidoglycan DD-metalloendopeptidase family protein produces MCKRVDVAGRNSLLRLLSIGLLAGVSAGCSADIDRFSDPILTGSTANQRAIVGERTSAPAKLPPRSASVPVTYEPQPQRQVRASAPRQNWTNPDRVDRVTTAGIRRPDQTQIVSAPLPAPSRPALITGNVNRPLAPQTTTASYDPPRPRNTPLPPVEPVQVTRPAVDPAHQAAGQGGWTRAGGTYVPLQRGETIYNVSRRYGVPVSAILKANGMVDASQAQAGQQILIPTYVHSASAPVSSPDSELATIARNTSRNTGNHRDWQNVPAPAANPQRHQGGVRLPVVEPSYPQVVAERPQAPRPVVQNPVRVASVSEPQTQTQPQPQVRAFPRTVLAPKRAPRRASQVASVSGTKLITGSVAKDPYNRTAALVPAPTRRPAYVAQVRKAVQNGTVQKQATLPSLEQPKSKPAELTRTASLSPTTAPTSVQQRIASDATSVQTPRQAATRGFRWPVNGRIISNYGAKTGGQRNDGINLSVPMNTPVKAAEAGKVIYAGSELKGYGNLVLVRHADGWVSAYAHNSELTVSRGQDVRRGQIIAKSGQSGSVSSPQLHFELRKGSKPVDPLPHLSGA; encoded by the coding sequence ATGTGCAAGCGCGTTGATGTTGCCGGAAGAAACAGCCTGTTGCGCCTTCTTTCGATCGGATTGCTTGCTGGTGTTAGTGCTGGCTGTAGTGCCGATATAGATCGATTTAGTGATCCAATTCTGACCGGATCTACCGCAAATCAGCGGGCTATTGTAGGTGAGCGGACATCTGCTCCTGCCAAGCTGCCGCCGCGGTCAGCCTCCGTGCCGGTCACCTATGAACCTCAGCCACAGCGACAGGTGAGAGCGTCTGCTCCCCGTCAGAACTGGACCAATCCGGATCGCGTGGATCGTGTGACGACCGCAGGTATTCGGCGTCCGGATCAGACGCAGATCGTCAGTGCTCCGCTGCCAGCGCCGTCGCGACCAGCGCTGATCACGGGTAATGTCAATCGTCCTCTGGCTCCTCAGACGACGACTGCAAGCTATGATCCGCCACGCCCTCGCAATACGCCTCTGCCTCCGGTGGAGCCTGTACAGGTTACACGTCCTGCTGTTGATCCGGCCCATCAGGCCGCCGGTCAGGGTGGCTGGACCCGTGCCGGCGGGACTTACGTTCCGCTGCAGCGCGGTGAGACCATCTACAACGTTTCTCGTCGTTATGGGGTCCCGGTCTCTGCAATCCTGAAGGCCAACGGTATGGTCGATGCGTCTCAGGCTCAGGCTGGTCAACAGATCCTGATTCCGACTTATGTGCATTCGGCTTCTGCTCCGGTTTCTTCGCCGGACAGTGAACTGGCAACGATTGCGCGGAATACCAGTCGTAACACTGGCAATCACCGTGACTGGCAGAATGTGCCGGCTCCGGCGGCCAATCCGCAACGCCATCAGGGCGGTGTCCGTCTGCCGGTTGTCGAGCCATCCTATCCGCAAGTGGTTGCAGAGCGGCCGCAAGCCCCAAGGCCAGTGGTTCAGAACCCGGTACGGGTAGCCTCTGTATCAGAGCCACAAACGCAGACACAGCCTCAGCCACAGGTGCGCGCATTTCCGCGGACCGTACTCGCGCCGAAACGTGCGCCGCGTCGGGCAAGTCAGGTTGCGTCTGTCTCTGGCACCAAGCTGATCACCGGATCGGTTGCGAAAGACCCGTATAACAGGACAGCTGCACTGGTCCCGGCGCCAACCCGTCGTCCTGCCTATGTTGCGCAGGTGCGTAAGGCTGTACAGAACGGCACCGTTCAGAAGCAGGCAACTCTTCCGAGCCTTGAGCAACCGAAATCCAAACCGGCTGAGTTGACCCGGACGGCTTCGTTGTCGCCGACAACGGCTCCGACTTCCGTACAGCAGCGTATCGCGTCTGATGCGACATCCGTTCAGACCCCGAGGCAGGCCGCAACACGTGGTTTCCGCTGGCCGGTCAATGGTCGTATCATTTCGAATTATGGTGCGAAGACCGGCGGCCAGCGCAATGACGGCATCAACCTGTCTGTACCGATGAATACGCCTGTGAAGGCCGCTGAGGCTGGCAAGGTGATTTATGCAGGCAGTGAGCTGAAAGGTTATGGCAATCTGGTTCTGGTCCGTCATGCAGATGGCTGGGTTTCAGCCTATGCCCACAATTCTGAACTGACGGTCAGCCGTGGTCAGGATGTGCGGCGTGGCCAGATTATTGCCAAGTCAGGTCAGAGTGGCTCGGTTTCATCACCGCAATTGCATTTCGAACTGCGCAAAGGCTCCAAGCCTGTTGATCCGCTGCCTCACCTGAGCGGCGCGTGA
- a CDS encoding protein-L-isoaspartate(D-aspartate) O-methyltransferase: MNDISDDRIKQARFILSLRSAGVNDRRVLAALERVPRRLFLSAQNQSHAEQDVPLPIECGQTTFAPSLVAYLTEKLMIPANAKVLEIGTGSGYHTAILAQIARQVFSLDRYRTLVDEAERRMATLRIENVELRVRDGQRGLQQKGPFDAILCSVAFSEKPDGLLAQLKDGGTLIAAIGRPGEEQQLIRYRKRDGSIQEEPLRSIRFRLAEDGEAHSL, from the coding sequence ATGAATGACATCTCCGATGATCGGATCAAACAGGCCCGGTTTATCCTGTCATTGAGGAGTGCCGGGGTGAACGACCGTCGGGTGCTGGCTGCGCTTGAGCGTGTGCCAAGACGTCTGTTTCTGTCTGCCCAGAATCAATCACATGCGGAGCAGGATGTTCCTTTGCCGATTGAATGCGGTCAGACAACATTCGCGCCGTCCCTTGTGGCCTATCTCACAGAAAAGCTGATGATCCCGGCCAATGCAAAGGTGCTGGAGATTGGTACCGGGTCCGGTTATCACACGGCCATTCTCGCCCAGATCGCGCGGCAGGTCTTCAGTCTTGACCGCTATCGAACCCTGGTGGATGAGGCCGAACGGCGCATGGCGACGCTTCGGATCGAGAACGTGGAATTGCGGGTGAGGGATGGTCAAAGAGGCCTGCAGCAGAAAGGGCCTTTTGATGCCATTCTCTGCAGTGTGGCGTTTTCTGAGAAACCTGACGGGCTTCTTGCTCAGCTCAAGGATGGCGGCACGCTGATTGCAGCTATCGGCCGTCCGGGAGAGGAGCAGCAGCTTATACGCTATCGGAAACGTGATGGCTCAATTCAGGAGGAACCATTGCGTTCCATCCGTTTTCGGCTTGCAGAAGATGGTGAAGCGCACAGCCTTTAA
- the surE gene encoding 5'/3'-nucleotidase SurE, translated as MRILLTNDDGIHAPGLEVLESIARDLSDDVWVVAPETDQSGASHSLTLSDPLRSREIGPKRFAVSGTPTDCVIMGLRHLLDTPPDLVLSGVNRGQNIADDTTYSGTIAGAMEGVALGVKSFALSQAYGWDAASQVNWDCARTHGARVIRKLLAVETPGDTLFNINFPDCAPDDIKGLQVTRQGKRDQNLLMVDAREDGRGRPYYWLAFRRHLSNPAEGTDLYAIYNNYIAVTPVKLDLTDHDMLASVAGALAE; from the coding sequence ATGCGTATTCTACTGACGAATGATGATGGCATTCACGCGCCCGGTCTGGAGGTGCTCGAATCGATTGCCCGGGACCTGTCAGATGATGTCTGGGTCGTTGCTCCGGAGACAGATCAGAGTGGTGCCTCTCATTCCCTGACGCTGAGCGACCCGTTGCGCAGTCGGGAGATTGGCCCAAAGCGGTTTGCCGTTTCGGGGACGCCGACTGACTGTGTGATTATGGGTCTTCGGCATCTCCTGGATACTCCGCCCGACCTGGTTCTGTCCGGGGTTAATCGTGGCCAGAACATTGCTGATGACACCACCTATTCAGGCACCATTGCCGGAGCCATGGAAGGTGTTGCGCTGGGCGTAAAGTCATTCGCGCTCAGTCAGGCATACGGCTGGGATGCCGCGTCTCAGGTGAACTGGGACTGCGCTCGAACGCATGGAGCGCGGGTGATCCGCAAGCTTCTGGCTGTTGAAACGCCAGGAGATACCCTGTTCAACATCAATTTCCCGGATTGTGCGCCGGATGACATTAAGGGGCTGCAGGTTACGCGACAGGGCAAGCGCGACCAGAACCTTCTGATGGTGGACGCACGTGAAGACGGGCGAGGGCGGCCTTATTACTGGCTGGCTTTCAGGCGTCATCTGTCCAACCCGGCAGAGGGTACGGACCTCTATGCCATCTACAACAATTATATCGCGGTTACCCCGGTCAAGCTTGATCTGACGGATCATGATATGCTGGCTTCAGTTGCAGGTGCGTTGGCCGAGTGA
- the serS gene encoding serine--tRNA ligase, whose product MLDIKWIRDNPDLLDAALAKRSAAPASAHLLELDERRRAHVQALQDAQERRNAASKEIGKAKGSGDEEKAKALIDEVAQIKSFLHTAEETERALTADLEEALASLPNIPLDDVPVGADEDDNVELHKWGQKPDLGFQPKEHFDLGEPLGMMDFELAAKLSGARFVILRSQLARLERALGQFMIDLHTKEHGYLEVSTPVLVRDDVLFGTGQLPKFAEDLFRTEEGRYLIPTAEVTLTNLAREQILSEQELPLRFTALTYCFRSEAGSAGRDTRGMLRQHQFNKVEMVSITREEDSLDELERMRGCAETVLQKLDLHYRTVTLCSGDMGFGARKTYDIEVWLPGQDMYREISSCSVCGDFQARRMNSRYRVEGEKALRFTHTLNGSGLAVGRTLIAVLENYQNEDGSITVPEVLRPYMDGLERIG is encoded by the coding sequence ATGCTTGATATCAAATGGATTCGCGATAATCCCGACCTTCTCGATGCTGCTCTCGCCAAACGGAGTGCTGCGCCCGCGTCTGCTCACCTGCTTGAGCTTGATGAACGGCGCCGTGCCCATGTTCAGGCGCTTCAGGATGCCCAGGAGCGCCGGAATGCTGCATCAAAGGAAATTGGCAAGGCCAAAGGCAGTGGCGATGAGGAAAAAGCCAAGGCGCTGATTGATGAAGTGGCGCAGATCAAGAGTTTCCTGCATACGGCTGAAGAGACCGAGCGCGCACTGACAGCAGACCTGGAAGAAGCGCTGGCCAGCCTGCCCAATATTCCTCTCGATGATGTGCCGGTCGGTGCGGATGAAGACGATAATGTCGAGCTGCACAAATGGGGTCAGAAGCCGGATCTGGGTTTCCAGCCGAAAGAGCACTTTGACCTTGGTGAGCCGCTGGGCATGATGGATTTCGAGCTTGCTGCGAAATTGTCTGGCGCGCGCTTTGTTATTCTCCGCAGTCAGTTGGCGCGTCTTGAGCGGGCTCTTGGGCAGTTCATGATTGACCTGCATACCAAAGAGCATGGCTATCTTGAGGTTTCGACACCGGTTCTCGTGCGTGATGACGTGCTTTTCGGCACCGGTCAGCTTCCAAAGTTCGCCGAAGATCTGTTTCGTACGGAAGAGGGGCGCTATCTGATCCCGACCGCTGAGGTTACCCTTACCAATCTGGCCCGGGAACAGATCCTGAGCGAGCAGGAACTTCCGCTCAGATTTACAGCTCTGACCTATTGTTTCCGTTCGGAGGCGGGGTCAGCGGGTCGTGATACCCGTGGCATGTTGCGTCAGCATCAGTTCAACAAGGTCGAGATGGTGTCCATTACCCGGGAAGAGGATTCTCTGGATGAGCTGGAGCGGATGCGCGGATGTGCCGAGACGGTGTTGCAGAAGCTCGATCTCCATTATCGTACGGTAACGCTCTGCTCTGGTGATATGGGCTTCGGTGCCCGCAAGACCTATGACATCGAAGTGTGGCTGCCTGGGCAGGATATGTATCGCGAGATCTCAAGCTGTTCTGTCTGTGGTGATTTTCAGGCGCGCCGGATGAACTCCCGCTATCGGGTTGAGGGTGAGAAAGCCCTGCGCTTTACGCACACACTCAATGGTTCCGGCCTGGCTGTCGGGCGTACACTCATTGCGGTTCTTGAAAATTACCAGAATGAAGATGGTTCTATCACGGTGCCGGAAGTTCTGCGTCCCTATATGGATGGGTTGGAGCGGATCGGCTGA
- the tatC gene encoding twin-arginine translocase subunit TatC, translated as MSQEDIDDSRAPLITHLIELRQRLFYSVIALVVMFVVCFYFADQIFNILILPYEKAAGVEREIRFIYTAPQEYFFTQMKLAFFGALFLAFPVIASQIYMFVAPGLYRNERGAFLPYLIATPILFTIGAALVFFVVMPLAMQFFLSLEQHGAEQATIEHLPRVSDYLGLIMTLIFAFGLVFQLPVVLTLGARAGLLGSQGLKEKRKYAVVVTFIVAAVLTPPDPISQLGLAIPTLLLYEISIIAVRMVEKKRAEAEAEAA; from the coding sequence ATGAGCCAAGAGGATATTGATGACAGCCGTGCGCCGCTGATCACGCATTTGATAGAGCTGCGGCAACGGCTGTTCTATTCCGTGATTGCGCTTGTGGTGATGTTTGTCGTCTGCTTCTATTTCGCGGACCAGATCTTCAATATCCTGATCCTGCCTTATGAGAAGGCTGCCGGGGTGGAGCGTGAAATCCGCTTCATTTATACCGCGCCGCAGGAATACTTCTTCACACAGATGAAGCTGGCATTCTTCGGGGCTCTGTTCCTGGCTTTTCCGGTGATCGCCAGCCAGATCTACATGTTCGTTGCCCCAGGGCTATATCGCAATGAGCGGGGCGCATTTCTGCCCTATCTGATTGCGACACCGATCCTCTTTACCATCGGTGCGGCTCTGGTCTTCTTTGTGGTCATGCCACTTGCCATGCAGTTCTTCCTGTCTCTTGAGCAGCATGGAGCCGAGCAGGCTACCATCGAACATCTGCCTCGGGTCAGTGATTATCTCGGTCTGATCATGACGCTGATCTTTGCGTTTGGTCTGGTGTTTCAGTTGCCGGTGGTTCTGACGCTCGGTGCGCGTGCCGGTCTTCTCGGATCGCAAGGTCTGAAAGAGAAACGCAAATATGCAGTGGTGGTTACCTTTATCGTTGCAGCTGTCCTGACACCGCCTGATCCAATCAGCCAGTTGGGCCTTGCGATTCCCACATTGCTGCTCTACGAAATATCCATCATCGCTGTACGCATGGTTGAAAAGAAGCGGGCCGAGGCGGAAGCTGAAGCAGCCTGA
- the tatB gene encoding Sec-independent protein translocase protein TatB, with amino-acid sequence MFDIGWTELLVVAAVAILVVGPKDLPGMLRTFGRTFGNFKRMASDFQRQFNSALEEAELDQLQKELKEAQSIDPLAHLKKDLMDPIEETKSDINKNLNSDVSADNKTETAAETAAPAVSNPGPAGDQQASDDWSKRLDEAVSSPSAAAAPEPASVKNEPDEPQNVAGKDGKE; translated from the coding sequence ATGTTTGATATCGGATGGACTGAGCTTCTCGTTGTAGCGGCTGTTGCGATCCTTGTGGTTGGACCCAAGGATCTGCCTGGCATGTTGCGCACTTTCGGTCGGACATTCGGCAATTTCAAGCGTATGGCAAGTGACTTTCAGAGGCAGTTCAACAGTGCGCTTGAAGAGGCGGAACTGGATCAGCTTCAGAAGGAGCTTAAGGAAGCTCAGTCGATTGATCCTCTGGCACATCTGAAAAAGGACCTGATGGACCCGATTGAAGAGACCAAATCGGACATCAACAAGAATCTCAATTCAGATGTATCTGCGGACAACAAGACAGAAACTGCTGCAGAGACCGCGGCGCCTGCTGTGTCCAACCCGGGACCTGCCGGTGACCAGCAGGCTTCTGATGACTGGTCAAAGCGTCTGGATGAAGCTGTCTCAAGCCCGTCTGCGGCAGCTGCTCCAGAGCCTGCTTCTGTCAAGAATGAACCGGACGAGCCACAAAACGTGGCTGGCAAGGACGGCAAAGAATGA
- a CDS encoding twin-arginine translocase TatA/TatE family subunit: MSLGFWQIVIIAVIVVLLFGRGKISELMGDVAKGINSFKKGLAEDDTGKDPKTIDHDAAENASTSKSEDNTKAG; encoded by the coding sequence ATGTCGCTCGGATTCTGGCAAATTGTGATCATTGCCGTGATCGTCGTATTGTTGTTTGGTCGCGGTAAAATCTCCGAGCTGATGGGAGATGTTGCCAAGGGTATCAACAGCTTCAAAAAGGGGCTGGCTGAGGATGATACCGGCAAAGATCCGAAAACCATCGATCATGATGCCGCTGAGAATGCGTCTACGAGCAAATCCGAAGATAACACGAAAGCTGGCTGA
- a CDS encoding ABC transporter ATP-binding protein — translation MAIHEHSWGEKGTAGVSFASGLTFEGVEHAYEGEPSLKGIDLDIAPGEIVSLLGHSGCGKTTLLRIAAGIERPSSGRVLVDGVEIAGGKTFVPPENRGIGLMFQDFALFPHLTVLQNVTFGLKGLSRHDAQMRGELALERVGLTVHKDDYPHALSGGEQQRVALARAVAPRPSILLMDEPFSGLDQRLRDSVRDETLAVLREMRATCILVTHDPEEALLASDRIVLMRSGQIVQSSTPEDMYKNPKSLFAARFFSPMNEIEGWVSNGVVRTAVGYFPANDLDEGAVVTVGIRPQAVKISAAANGPYGRVISRRFAGEIDHVNIAVSGLDKSLVAHMRAGHSVEPGTDVRLEFDSRDVVVFPAMEK, via the coding sequence ATGGCGATACACGAGCATAGCTGGGGCGAGAAGGGGACGGCTGGTGTCAGCTTTGCCTCCGGACTGACATTTGAGGGTGTCGAGCATGCCTACGAGGGTGAACCATCCTTGAAGGGCATTGATCTGGATATTGCGCCTGGAGAGATTGTTTCCCTGCTTGGTCATTCCGGTTGCGGCAAGACTACTCTGCTGCGCATTGCCGCCGGGATTGAACGGCCTTCCTCTGGCCGGGTCCTTGTGGATGGTGTTGAGATCGCAGGAGGCAAGACCTTTGTTCCGCCTGAAAACCGGGGCATTGGCCTGATGTTTCAGGATTTTGCGCTGTTTCCCCATTTGACCGTCCTGCAGAATGTGACCTTCGGACTGAAAGGCCTGTCGAGGCATGACGCGCAGATGCGCGGCGAGCTGGCACTGGAGCGGGTTGGTCTCACCGTTCACAAGGATGACTATCCGCATGCGCTCTCGGGTGGTGAGCAGCAGCGGGTTGCTCTGGCACGCGCCGTGGCTCCGAGACCCAGTATTCTGCTCATGGATGAGCCATTCTCTGGCCTTGATCAGAGATTAAGGGATTCTGTGCGGGATGAGACTCTGGCTGTCCTGCGGGAGATGCGCGCGACCTGTATTCTGGTGACCCATGATCCGGAAGAGGCGCTCCTGGCCAGTGACAGGATTGTTTTGATGCGATCCGGTCAGATCGTTCAGTCCTCAACGCCCGAGGATATGTATAAAAATCCGAAGAGCCTGTTTGCCGCGCGGTTCTTCAGCCCGATGAACGAGATTGAGGGCTGGGTTTCGAATGGTGTCGTGAGAACGGCAGTTGGATATTTTCCGGCAAATGATCTCGATGAAGGGGCTGTGGTGACGGTTGGAATCCGGCCACAGGCCGTGAAAATTTCGGCGGCTGCCAATGGCCCTTACGGACGGGTCATCAGCCGTCGGTTTGCCGGTGAAATTGATCATGTGAATATTGCCGTCAGTGGTTTGGACAAATCACTGGTGGCTCATATGAGGGCCGGGCATTCGGTGGAGCCCGGAACGGATGTAAGACTGGAATTTGACAGCCGTGACGTCGTGGTCTTCCCGGCGATGGAAAAATAA
- the scpB gene encoding SMC-Scp complex subunit ScpB — MSNVTHFAPEEERQHLRMLEALLFASKEPLGEILLINRLPEGANVPKLLQELQTAYSGRGVNLIRVADKWAFRTASDLSYMMKIEAVEPRKLSRAALETLAIIAYHQPVTRAELEDIRGVSISKGTLDVLLETGWIRMRGRRRTPGRPITYGTTEAFLDHFVLESIRDLPGLDELKGAGLLETGIPSSFSIPNPSDDSELTEDEDPLDEEDLIDLLDLSDEKDDMSAKDGSDSPQS, encoded by the coding sequence ATGAGCAACGTAACCCATTTTGCACCTGAGGAAGAGCGCCAGCATTTGAGGATGCTGGAAGCGCTGCTGTTTGCCTCGAAAGAGCCGCTGGGTGAAATTCTTCTGATCAACCGTCTGCCGGAAGGGGCAAATGTGCCGAAGTTATTGCAGGAACTGCAGACGGCGTATTCAGGGCGTGGGGTAAACCTCATTCGTGTGGCGGACAAGTGGGCGTTCCGAACGGCGTCTGACCTCTCCTATATGATGAAGATCGAGGCGGTTGAGCCGCGCAAACTCTCACGAGCTGCGTTGGAAACCCTGGCTATTATCGCTTATCACCAACCGGTCACAAGAGCCGAGCTGGAGGATATTCGCGGCGTTTCCATTTCCAAGGGCACACTGGACGTGTTGCTTGAGACGGGATGGATTCGCATGCGGGGGCGCAGGCGGACGCCGGGCCGTCCGATCACGTACGGGACCACAGAAGCGTTTCTTGATCACTTTGTTCTTGAATCAATCCGTGACCTTCCAGGGCTTGATGAATTGAAGGGAGCCGGGCTGCTGGAGACCGGAATACCGTCGAGTTTTTCCATCCCCAACCCGTCTGATGATTCCGAACTGACAGAAGATGAAGACCCTCTTGATGAGGAAGATTTGATCGATCTCCTTGACCTTTCCGATGAAAAGGACGACATGTCGGCCAAGGATGGGTCAGACTCGCCGCAGTCATGA
- a CDS encoding segregation and condensation protein A has protein sequence MPEQSEFGYQPTADKAASEPSLVVDVDGFEGPLDLLLSLARSQKVDLSKISILELAEQYLGFIAELRQMRIELAADYLVMAAWLAYLKSRLLLPEPEEDDEPSGEELAAILAFKLQRLEAMRDAARRLVNRDRLGRDVHGRGMPEQVIVESRSVFSATLYDLLIAYASQRQRQSVSTVHVRQRKVWSLQDARDILTRLMGGLKDWTPIDRFLVDYLVTPEQRATVLASSFSASLELVREGQLELRQSEPFASLYVKKRTDSEDKQ, from the coding sequence TTGCCAGAGCAATCTGAGTTCGGTTACCAGCCGACAGCCGACAAGGCTGCGTCAGAACCCTCTCTTGTTGTCGATGTTGACGGATTTGAAGGCCCGCTCGACCTGCTGCTCAGCCTGGCACGATCCCAGAAAGTGGATCTCAGCAAAATTTCCATTCTGGAACTCGCAGAGCAATATCTCGGATTTATTGCTGAACTGCGACAGATGAGAATTGAGCTGGCGGCTGACTATCTGGTTATGGCTGCATGGCTTGCTTATCTGAAATCCCGCCTGCTTCTGCCCGAACCTGAAGAAGATGACGAGCCGAGCGGTGAGGAGCTTGCCGCTATTCTGGCCTTCAAACTGCAACGGCTGGAAGCTATGCGGGATGCGGCGCGGCGATTGGTCAACCGGGATCGCCTGGGGCGTGACGTGCACGGACGAGGGATGCCGGAGCAGGTTATTGTTGAAAGTCGCAGCGTTTTTTCCGCTACTCTCTATGACCTTCTGATTGCGTACGCATCCCAGCGTCAGCGTCAGTCCGTTTCCACGGTGCATGTGAGGCAGAGGAAAGTCTGGTCGCTTCAGGATGCGCGGGATATTCTGACCCGCCTGATGGGCGGGTTGAAGGACTGGACCCCCATTGACCGCTTCCTTGTGGATTATCTGGTAACGCCGGAACAGCGGGCTACTGTTCTCGCCAGCTCTTTTTCCGCCTCACTGGAACTGGTCAGGGAAGGGCAGTTGGAATTACGACAGTCGGAGCCTTTTGCTTCGCTCTATGTGAAGAAGCGAACGGATAGTGAAGATAAACAGTAA